The following are encoded in a window of Rosa chinensis cultivar Old Blush chromosome 4, RchiOBHm-V2, whole genome shotgun sequence genomic DNA:
- the LOC112198812 gene encoding pentatricopeptide repeat-containing protein At3g12770 produces MNQFSARQIFTLITSRNYTCATALHQPPNLHHHFLQLSITHRSLPLAQQSHARVLTHGLHQNPFIATKLISAYALFNHPTKSRLVFDSIEPKNVYLWNSLINGCVKTRVYNEAFKLFVEMCCCCDALPDEYTFSTMAKVSGEVGDLVAGKWVHGKSVRVGFATDAVVANSLMSMYCKCGEFGECRKVFDEMPERNVGSWNVLIAGCGFDNGMLETAKSMMMSGLKPDGFTVSSLLGLCGGEDVGKLGYGRELHCYVVKYGLDLNLGSDVHLGCCLVDMYCRSGRVDLGRRVFERMKCRNVYAWTAMVNGSVQNGASDEGLILFRKMQVEDGIEPNRVSLVSVLPACISHAGLTSGKQIHGFAIRKEMNHDVSLCNALIDMYCKCGSLDFARRVFEDDSFCKDAISWSSMISGYGLHGRGEEAIVLYNKMLQLGIKPDMITIVGVLSACGRSGLVNEGLSVYSSATTDYGIKPTVEICACVVDLLSRSGELDRALNFIKMMPVEPGPSVWGALVTASVLHGNRDMQDLAYKFLIQLEPENPSNYISASNFHASSRRWDVVAETRTMMKDRGLKKTPGCSWISITGKTHSFYVADKVHPCCDSIYEMLDYLILVMKGAPDSHDLVEYSA; encoded by the coding sequence ATGAACCAATTCTCTGCACGCCAAATATTTACCCTGATCACCTCACGCAATTACACTTGTGCCACTGCGCTCCACCAGCCTCCGAACCTTCACCACCACTTTCTTCAGCTCTCAATCACACACCGCTCTCTTCCACTCGCCCAACAATCCCACGCGCGAGTCCTCACTCATGGCCTCCACCAAAACCCTTTCATCGCCACCAAGCTCATCTCCGCTTACGCTCTGTTCAACCACCCAACCAAGTCCAGACTCGTCTTCGACTCAATTGAGCCCAAGAATGTGTATCTTTGGAACTCGTTGATTAATGGGTGCGTCAAAACTCGCGTTTACAACGAAGCGTTCAAGTTGTTTGTCGAAATGTGTTGTTGTTGTGACGCATTGCCGGATGAGTATACGTTTTCGACAATGGCGAAAGTTTCCGGCGAGGTTGGGGACTTGGTCGCCGGGAAATGGGTTCATGGGAAGAGTGTGAGAGTTGGGTTTGCTACGGATGCGGTTGTTGCGAATTCGCTGATGTCTATGTATTGCAAGTGTGGGGAGTTTGGGGAATGTAggaaggtgtttgatgaaatgcctgAGAGAAATGTGGGGTCTTGGAATGTGTTGATAGCAGGGTGTGGGTTTGATAATGGGATGTTGGAAACTGCCAAGTCTATGATGATGAGTGGGTTGAAGCCCGACGGGTTTACTGTTTCGAGTCTGTTGGGTTTGTGTGGAGGTGAGGATGTTGGGAAATTGGGTTATGGGAGGGAGCTTCATTGTTATGTAGTGAAGTATGGattggatttgaatttgggtTCGGATGTTCATCTTGGGTGTTGTTTGGTTGATATGTATTGTAGGAGTGGTAGAGTTGATTTGGGGAGACGGGTGTTTGAGCGCATGAAGTGTAGAAATGTATATGCTTGGACGGCGATGGTCAATGGTTCTGTGCAGAATGGAGCGTCTGATGAAGGATTGATTCTTTTCCGGAAGATGCAGGTGGAAGATGGGATAGAACCCAATAGAGTGTCGCTTGTAAGTGTTCTCCCAGCTTGTATTTCACATGCTGGTTTAACGAGTGGGAAACAAATTCATGGGTTTGCTATCAGGAAGGAGATGAATCATGATGTATCTCTATGCAATGCTTTGATCGATATGTATTGCAAATGTGGGAGCTTGGATTTTGCAAGGCGAGTCTTTGAGGATGACTCTTTTTGTAAGGATGCAATCTCTTGGAGTTCAATGATATCAGGGTATGGATTACATGGAAGGGGTGaggaagccattgttttgtatAATAAGATGCTTCAGCTTGGAATCAAACCGGATATGATAACCATAGTAGGGGTTCTTTCAGCTTGTGGCAGGTCAGGATTGGTAAATGAAGGCCTTTCAGTCTATAGCTCTGCAACAACTGATTATGGTATTAAACCAACAGTGGAGATATGTGCTTGTGTGGTGGATCTGTTAAGTCGATCAGGAGAGCTTGATCGAGCATTAAATTTCATCAAAATGATGCCTGTAGAACCTGGTCCAAGTGTTTGGGGGGCTTTAGTTACTGCTTCTGTATTGCATGGGAACCGTGACATGCAAGATCTAGCTTATAAGTTCCTCATTCAACTAGAACCCGAAAACCCTTCAAATTATATCTCAGCATCAAATTTTCATGCTTCTTCTAGAAGATGGGACGTTGTAGCTGAAACAAGAACAATGATGAAGGACAGAGGTTTGAAGAAGACACCTGGGTGTAGTTGGATTAGCATTACTGGTAAGACTCATTCTTTCTATGTTGCTGATAAAGTACATCCTTGCTGTGATTCGATCTATGAGATGCTTGACTACCTCATTTTAGTAATGAAGGGAGCCCCTGATTCTCATGACTTGGTAGAATATTCAGCCTAG
- the LOC112196898 gene encoding uncharacterized protein LOC112196898 — protein MERNSAACVMEWSIELEKALRSPKPGRSLEAISEIGPKLVRLSTEPECSPVIYHMFDLIPAEEKLFSNAIVLRLARAFESGDQHTRLCILKAFLYEYRKRNKRKEYRGVLSKTEAHVRVELLGRVKVVFDSGDVEDRALALGLFGCWAHFAKESPSIRYLVLSSMVSPHILEVKASLFAAGCFAELSEDFARVVLEMLLHMLNSPETLPGIRLAGVRMFAKVGFSHSIANNAYKTGVKLLLEWSDKDYQVAMLVSLSKLASRSRILTSEHADLLVLFLNKEKTYHLRGTALRCLHYIFRKGMYHVPLNTSLVNTLFSMLDEPQLPSPMLFQALQTLRKIILRIHPNQPFDVFESSKLVSIATNVSASPITSESMLAISVLVDISRKLKGSTQMESFVHSESLLPSRVILLIIDQITLTMKPVLALCEIDSVVLPRVNFLLDLLIILNREYPDLHLLVLDQIFGLIKSISIVHDNVMATTDTDAFVHDNADLKERSVIRSKLVFRIYRFLITFLENLSEAEAISTKVFDKVKILVEHLCQSNLFECHAYTIYSLLLQHQFIWGHLVHESEGSCNRLSGISLHNYSVEHETHVIDFAKRMLTEKNSWPAYRVGTYAACQGAWHTANFIFEQLVKRVRSDLCCRWLKSLVHYAHGEWKYELLRLPKQGLETHKFPLTLSIDDLGEIGQDSAYNMKGHIYSKELTAAYNSLCSSLETLRVDVTTGQSFYFQRWFLSLRAKLLGAVVDILNILGNIIKNRQGQKSSMVKYFISLQRLIQISLQLKRVAQEFDLVTTSFIDIDKKSSSIISALAMSCSLLAFCSGFALYIPSLVNGVAICGPGVANNIDTILIQNLVGRLWHSNHETITDLCLLWEAGGKPFDCFHFRSRIQACENCSEARDILGVSSDAVSGFSGLKSKYNIVQNEEGLSEVTKDGLQLLLEILMKWMQIPFQTPKYFFNLRPCLGSELFAVNETRNPDGICVSLGFHLSLNLCLQLRNVTPDIPVRFNKFYCMLYCGLSFLEPRASGQHKEQELGTCQAWETDDMVEMNEKLLKYATECSTKKSNKRGRSSDDEDLVYSFVCFELNDRGQGFSSCLLDVSGFPAGYYRIKWYSCCFDNQGECWTLPPLNPGPVFTVHSL, from the exons ATGGAGAGGAACTCGGCAGCGTGTGTGATGGAATGGAGCATAGAGCTAGAGAAGGCTTTGCGGTCTCCAAAGCCAGGCCGCTCGCTTGAAGCCATATCGGAAATCGGTCCAAAATTGGTACGGTTAAGCACAGAACCAGAGTGTTCTCCAGTTATCTACCACATGTTCGACCTAATTCCCGCTGAGGAGAAGCTCTTCTCCAATGCTATTGTTCTGCGTCTCGCAAGGGCGTTTGAATCCGGAGATCAGCACACAAGGCTCTGTATTTTGAAGGCATTTTTGTATGAGTACCGGAAGAGAAACAAACGGAAAGAGTACAGAGGTGTTTTGTCGAAAACTGAGGCTCATGTGCGGGTAGAGCTTCTGGGGAGAGTTAAGGTTGTGTTTGACAGTGGGGATGTTGAAGATCGGGCTTTGGCTTTGGGTCTATTCGGCTGTTGGGCACATTTTGCTAAAGAAAGTCCGAGCATACGATACCTGGTACTCTCTAGTATGGTTTCGCCTCACATTCTGGAGGTAAAAGCGTCCTTATTTGCGGCAGGATGCTTTGCTGAATTATCGGAGGACTTTGCACGGGTTGTCTTGGAGATGCTGCTTCATATGTTGAATTCACCAGAAACATTGCCCGGTATAAGGTTGGCAGGAGTACGCATGTTTGCCAAAGTTGGATTTTCACATTCCATTGCAAATAATGCTTACAAG ACAGGTGTGAAGTTGTTATTAGAGTGGTCGGACAAGGATTATCAGGTTGCCATGCTGGTTTCCCTTTCCAAACTTGCTTCCAGGTCAAGGATTCTTACTTCTGAGCAT GCTGATTTGCTTGTATTGTTTCTTAACAAAGAAAAAACTTATCATCTTCGGGGGACAGCACTAAGATGCCTGCATTATATTTTCCGTAAAGGAATGTATCATGTTCCTTTAAACACATCTCTGGTGAACACATTATTTAGCATGCTAGATGAACCCCAACTCCCGTCACCCATGCTATTTCAAGCACTGCAGACCTTGCGTAAG ATAATTTTACGTATACATCCTAATCAACCCTTTGATGTCTTTGAATCCTCTAAGCTGGTAAGCATTGCTACGAATGTATCTGCATCTCCAATTACATCAGAGAGCATGTTAGCCATTTCTGTTTTGGTAGATATATCAAGAAAATTAAAGGGAAGCACACAGATGGAGTCCTTTGTGCATTCAGAGTCTCTTCTCCCATCTCGGGTGATTTTGCTTATCATAGATCAGATCACTTTGACGATGAAGCCAGTTTTGGCTCTTTGTGAGATTGATTCTGTAGTGCTTCCGAGAGTTAATttccttcttgatcttcttatcATTCTAAATCGAGAATATCCAGATTTACATCTCCTAGTATTGGATCAAATATTTGGTTTAATCAAGTCCATCTCGATTGTGCATGACAATGTCATGGCTACAACAGACACGGATGCCTTTGTTCATGATAATGCAGATTTGAAAGAGAGGTCAGTTATCAGATCGAAGCTAGTATTTAGGATATACAGATTTTTAATAACCTTTCTGGAAAATCTCAGTGAAGCTGAAGCCATCTCCACAAAAGTATTTGACAAGGTGAAGATTCTGGTTGAACATTTATGCCAGAGTAACTTGTTTGAGTGCCATGCATACACAATTTACTCTTTGCTGTTGCAACATCAGTTCATTTGGGGTCACTTGGTGCATGAGAGTGAGGGAAGTTGCAATAGACTCTCGGGTATATCTCTTCATAATTACTCTGTTGAGCATGAAACTCATGTCATTGATTTTGCTAAGAGGATGCTAACAGAAAAAAATAGTTGGCCTGCTTACAGAGTTGGGACATATGCAGCGTGTCAGGGAGCTTGGCACACTGCGAATTTTATATTTGAGCAGTTGGTGAAAAGAGTTCGTTCTGATCTGTGCTGTCGCTGGTTGAAATCATTAGTTCATTATGCTCATGGGGAGTGGAAATACGAGCTGCTTCGATTGCCAAAACAAGGGTTAGAGACACACAAATTCCCTCTTACACTTTCCATTGATGATTTAGGTGAAATTGGTCAAGATTCAGCTTATAATATGAAGGGGCATATTTATAGTAAAGAGCTGACTGCAGCTTACAACAGTCTCTGCTCTTCTTTGGAAACATTGAGAGTCGATGTCACAACAGGCCAAAGTTTTTATTTCCAGAGATGGTTTTTGTCCTTAAGAGCAAAGTTACTAGGAGCTGTGGTGGATATACTTAATATTTTgggaaacataattaaaaataggCAGGGTCAGAAAAGTTCTATGGTCAAATACTTTATTTCATTGCAGAGACTTATTCAGATATCTCTGCAGTTGAAGAGGGTGGCACAGGAATTTGACCTAGTTACAACATCTTTCATTGACATCGACAAGAAAAGTTCAAGTATCATTTCAGCACTTGCAATGAGTTGTTCTCTGTTGGCCTTTTGTTCTGGTTTTGCTCTCTACATTCCAAGCCTAGTTAATGGCGTTGCTATTTGTGGTCCGGGAGTTGCAAACAATATAGACACAATACTGATACAAAATCTAGTTGGGCGGTTGTGGCACAGTAACCATGAAACCATTACAGATCTCTGTCTGCTTTGGGAGGCGGGGGGAAAGCCTTTTGATTGCTTTCACTTTCGATCAAGAATCCAAGCATGTGAAAATTGTTCTGAAGCAAGAGATATTCTCGGGGTCAGTAGTGATGCGGTTTCAGGGTTTTCTGGCTTGAAAAGCAAGTATAACATAGTGCAGAATGAGGAGGGTCTCTCCGAAGTAACCAAGGATGGCCTGCAACTTCTACTTGAAATTCTTATGAAATGGATGCAGATCCCTTTCCAGACTCCAAAGTACTTCTTCAACTTGAG GCCTTGCCTTGGATCAGAACTGTTTGCTGTCAACGAAACTAGAAACCCAGATGGAATATGTGTATCATTAGGTTTCCACTTGTCATTAAATCTTTGCCTTCAATTAAGAAATGTGACGCCAGATATTCCAGTGCGGTTTAACAAATTCTACTGTATGCTCTATTGTGGACTATCTTTTCTGGAGCCAAGAGCAAGTGGACAACACAAGGAGCAAGAGCTGGGTACTTGTCAAGCTTGGGAAACTGATGACATGGTAGAAATGAATGAAAAGCTGTTGAAGTATGCAACCGAATGCAGCACAAAAAAGAGTAATAAGCGTGGAAGGAGTAGTGATGATGAGGACCTTGTGTATTCATTCGTGTGTTTTGAACTGAATGACAGAGGACAAGGGTTCTCTAGTTGCTTGCTTGATGTTTCTGGTTTTCCAGCAGGTTATTATAGAATCAAATGGTATAGCTGTTGTTTTGATAATCAGGGAGAGTGTTGGACCCTCCCCCCTTTGAATCCTGGACCTGTATTTACTGTACATAGTTTGTAG
- the LOC112200117 gene encoding myb-related protein 340, whose translation MYCGTMAAHMGWGIIEEEGWRKGPWTSEEDRLLIEYVRLHGEGRWNSVARLAGLKRNGKSCRLRWVNYLRPDLKRGQITPHEESIILELHARWGNRWSTIARSLPGRTDNEIKNYWRTHFKKKAKVPSDASEKAKTRLLRRQQFHHQQQQQQQLQLINQADMKRIMALLDENDTKISSWPPQAAQGKQDVDTSTIAYPNHTSTEEQGFFYSMLNGNVPHVAEASSSEDSFLWDGLWNLDDVHVNFTTSACATGKASTFHNFVVPFC comes from the exons ATGTATTGTGGGACGATGGCAGCTCATATGGGTTGGGGAATAATAGAAGAAGAGGGTTGGAGAAAGGGTCCTTGGACTTCTGAGGAAGATAGATTGCTTATTGAGTATGTAAGGCTACATGGTGAAGGAAGATGGAACTCTGTGGCTAGGCTTGCAG GACTgaaaagaaatggaaagagCTGCAGACTGAGGTGGGTGAATTATCTGAGGCCAGACCTTAAGAGGGGGCAGATAACTCCTCATGAAGAGAGCATAATTCTAGAGCTACATGCTAGGTGGGGGAACAG GTGGTCAACGATTGCAAGAAGCTTGCCTGGGAGGACTGATAATGAGATCAAGAACTACTGGAGGACCCATTTCAAGAAAAAGGCCAAAGTGCCTTCTGATGCCTCTGAGAAGGCCAAAACTCGCCTCTTAAGGCGGCAACAGTTTCATCatcaacagcagcagcagcaacaattGCAGCTGATTAATCAAGCAGACATGAAAAGAATCATGGCCTTGCTGGATGAAAATGACACCAAAATATCGTCGTGGCCACCTCAAGCAGCCCAAGGTAAGCAGGACGTGGACACTAGTACTATAGCATACCCTAATCACACAAGTACTGAGGAGCAAGGCTTCTTCTATTCTATGCTCAATGGTAACGTGCCTCATGTTGCTGAAGCTTCTTCCAGCGAGGACAGTTTTCTGTGGGATGGCTTGTGGAACTTGGATGATGTCCATGTCAATTTTACCACTTCAGCTTGTGCAACAGGCAAAGCTAGTACTTTTCACAACTTTGTGGTTCCCTTCTGTTGA
- the LOC112195937 gene encoding probable folate-biopterin transporter 8, chloroplastic isoform X2, whose product MLFILAVLIEFLMFPLEVLSWGSLALVPVAAKALPTLMACVLLSNLGASITEVAKDALVAEYGQQHRMKGLQSYAFMALAAGGILGNLVGGYFLMKAPPRTMFLLFSVLLSAQLAISSRIREESLGLPQLSDQSLAGKPILESLRKQLSDLMMGIQEQSIVHPLTWIVASIAMVPVLSGSIFCYQTQCLNLDPSVIGMSRVIGQLMLLSTTILYDRYWKQVPMRKLVGIVQFVYAFSLLLDFVLVRQINLRLGIPNEVFVLCFSGLAETIAQFKLLPFSVLFANLCPRGCEGSLTAFLASALIFSSIVSGFLGVGLASLIGVTAGDYSSLPLGILVQFLAALLPLGWIHHLPVSEAIVGKERKRSLSRRSQKNRRVGRVVYDTVYIYRRERESEAQS is encoded by the exons ATGCTTTTTATATTGGCGGTGCTCATAGAATTCCTTATGTTTCCATTGGAG GTCCTGTCTTGGGGATCACTGGCTCTGGTTCCAGTTGCAGCTAAGGCCCTTCCAACCCTTATGGCATGTGTTCTTCTCAGTAATCTTGGAGCATCAATTACAGAAGTAGCAAAGGATGCTCTTGTTGCAGAATATGGCCAGCAACACAGGATGAAAGGCCTCCAGTCTTATGCATTCATGGCATTAGCTGCCGGTGGAATCCTTGGGAACTTAGTAGGTGGATATTTCTTAATGAAAGCACCACCCCGAACCATGTTTCTCCTGTTTTCGGTTTTACTTTCCGCTCAACTTGCAATTTCATCGAGAATAAGAGAGGAATCTCTTGGTTTACCACAATTGTCAGACCAGAGTCTTGCAGGGAAACCAATCTTGGAAAGTCTTAGGAAACAATTGTCGGATCTAATGATGGGAATTCAAGAGCAAAGCATTGTTCATCCACTTACTTGGATTGTAGCTTCTATTGCCATGGTCCCGGTTCTGTCAGGTTCCATTTTTTGCTATCAAACACAATGTCTAAATCTTGATCCTTCGGTCATTGGCATGTCTCGAGTGATTGGTCAGTTGATGCTTCTTTCCACTACCATACTTTACGACCGTTATTGGAAACAAGTTCCAATGAGGAAGTTGGTTGGTATTGTGCAGTTTGTGTATGCCTTTTCCCTTCTTCTTGACTTTGTTTTAGTGAGACAGATCAATCTTAGGCTGGGGATTCCCAATGAggtttttgttctttgtttttcGGGATTAGCAGAAACAATTGCACAGTTCAAGCTCTTGCCTTTCTCAGTCCTGTTTGCCAATTTATGTCCTCGAGGTTGTGAAGGATCTCTCACTGCTTTCTTAGCTTCAGCCTTGATTTTTTCATCAATAGTTAGTGGGTTTTTAGGTGTTGGATTGGCTTCTCTGATTGGAGTAACAGCTGGTGACTACTCAAGCCTGCCTTTGGGCATTCTGGTACAGTTTCTTGCAGCTTTACTTCCCTTGGGATGGATTCATCATTTACCCGTGTCAGAAGCTATTGTTGGGAAGGAGAGGAAGAGAAGTTTAAGTAGGAGGAGTCAGAAAAATAGAAGGGTTGGTAGAGTGGTGTACGATACAGTATATATCTACAGACGAGAGAGAGAATCTGAAGCACAGAGTTGA
- the LOC112195937 gene encoding probable folate-biopterin transporter 8, chloroplastic isoform X1 — protein MIYTSISYENPWANAINPKVMKLSRKQPQHPFHLKPIIRCHRQNPDNTTIHNPKQPKIQLKDPILVTPTTTQVVYRKAKKNRANVERRGLPKLGSQQMMILCGFGYWVQGFRCFPWLALNFHMAHNLNMHPSILQLVQHSGNLPMVAKPLYGLLSDAFYIGGAHRIPYVSIGVLLQVLSWGSLALVPVAAKALPTLMACVLLSNLGASITEVAKDALVAEYGQQHRMKGLQSYAFMALAAGGILGNLVGGYFLMKAPPRTMFLLFSVLLSAQLAISSRIREESLGLPQLSDQSLAGKPILESLRKQLSDLMMGIQEQSIVHPLTWIVASIAMVPVLSGSIFCYQTQCLNLDPSVIGMSRVIGQLMLLSTTILYDRYWKQVPMRKLVGIVQFVYAFSLLLDFVLVRQINLRLGIPNEVFVLCFSGLAETIAQFKLLPFSVLFANLCPRGCEGSLTAFLASALIFSSIVSGFLGVGLASLIGVTAGDYSSLPLGILVQFLAALLPLGWIHHLPVSEAIVGKERKRSLSRRSQKNRRVGRVVYDTVYIYRRERESEAQS, from the exons ATGATTTACACATCAATTTCTTATGAGAATCCATGGGCAAATGCAATCAATCCAAAAGTGATGAAGCTTTCAAGAAAGCAACCACAGCATCCTTTTCACTTAAAACCCATCATTCGTTGTCACCGCCAAAACCCAGATAACACCACCATTCACAACCCCAAACAACCCAAAATCCAGCTCAAAGATCCCATCTTGGTCACCCCAACAACGACTCAAGTTGTTTACAGAAAAGCCAAGAAAAACAGGGCCAATGTGGAAAGGAGAGGCCTTCCCAAATTGGGAAGTCAACAAATGATGATTTTGTGTGGATTTGGGTATTGGGTTCAAGGCTTTAGGTGCTTTCCGTGGTTGGCTTTGAACTTTCACATGGCTCACAATCTTAATATGCACCCTTCAATATTGCAACTTGTACAGCATTCTGGTAATCTTCCCATGGTGGCTAAGCCCTTGTATGGACTCCTCTCTGATGCTTTTTATATTGGCGGTGCTCATAGAATTCCTTATGTTTCCATTGGAG TTCTTCTACAGGTCCTGTCTTGGGGATCACTGGCTCTGGTTCCAGTTGCAGCTAAGGCCCTTCCAACCCTTATGGCATGTGTTCTTCTCAGTAATCTTGGAGCATCAATTACAGAAGTAGCAAAGGATGCTCTTGTTGCAGAATATGGCCAGCAACACAGGATGAAAGGCCTCCAGTCTTATGCATTCATGGCATTAGCTGCCGGTGGAATCCTTGGGAACTTAGTAGGTGGATATTTCTTAATGAAAGCACCACCCCGAACCATGTTTCTCCTGTTTTCGGTTTTACTTTCCGCTCAACTTGCAATTTCATCGAGAATAAGAGAGGAATCTCTTGGTTTACCACAATTGTCAGACCAGAGTCTTGCAGGGAAACCAATCTTGGAAAGTCTTAGGAAACAATTGTCGGATCTAATGATGGGAATTCAAGAGCAAAGCATTGTTCATCCACTTACTTGGATTGTAGCTTCTATTGCCATGGTCCCGGTTCTGTCAGGTTCCATTTTTTGCTATCAAACACAATGTCTAAATCTTGATCCTTCGGTCATTGGCATGTCTCGAGTGATTGGTCAGTTGATGCTTCTTTCCACTACCATACTTTACGACCGTTATTGGAAACAAGTTCCAATGAGGAAGTTGGTTGGTATTGTGCAGTTTGTGTATGCCTTTTCCCTTCTTCTTGACTTTGTTTTAGTGAGACAGATCAATCTTAGGCTGGGGATTCCCAATGAggtttttgttctttgtttttcGGGATTAGCAGAAACAATTGCACAGTTCAAGCTCTTGCCTTTCTCAGTCCTGTTTGCCAATTTATGTCCTCGAGGTTGTGAAGGATCTCTCACTGCTTTCTTAGCTTCAGCCTTGATTTTTTCATCAATAGTTAGTGGGTTTTTAGGTGTTGGATTGGCTTCTCTGATTGGAGTAACAGCTGGTGACTACTCAAGCCTGCCTTTGGGCATTCTGGTACAGTTTCTTGCAGCTTTACTTCCCTTGGGATGGATTCATCATTTACCCGTGTCAGAAGCTATTGTTGGGAAGGAGAGGAAGAGAAGTTTAAGTAGGAGGAGTCAGAAAAATAGAAGGGTTGGTAGAGTGGTGTACGATACAGTATATATCTACAGACGAGAGAGAGAATCTGAAGCACAGAGTTGA